A stretch of the Clostridium fungisolvens genome encodes the following:
- a CDS encoding nitroreductase family protein — MDILEAIEKRKSRRSYLSTPIAKDKIEKIESLISKYNEEGSISIQLIEDGSQAFNGLRKSYGMFSGVKSILALIGKVDDPHLSEKLGYYGELLVLEATKLDLGTCWVGGSFDKKTPIGKLRNDEILVCVIPIGNVEETQTIKEKLIYKAAHGKTKAVEEFYTAVGEVPKWFSEGIKAVQKAPSAKNTQKVRFNYNEGNITAGIENTYVFDLIDLGIAKAHFAIVADGYFEFGNPGKFYKNEK, encoded by the coding sequence ATGGACATTTTAGAAGCAATAGAAAAAAGAAAATCTCGTAGAAGTTATTTGTCTACACCAATAGCAAAGGATAAGATTGAAAAAATCGAAAGTCTTATATCTAAATATAATGAAGAAGGCAGTATATCAATACAATTAATTGAAGATGGAAGTCAGGCATTCAATGGATTAAGAAAGAGCTATGGAATGTTTTCAGGTGTTAAGAGTATATTGGCTCTGATTGGGAAAGTCGATGACCCTCATTTAAGTGAGAAGTTAGGATATTATGGTGAACTTTTAGTGCTTGAGGCAACTAAATTAGATTTAGGAACTTGTTGGGTTGGGGGTTCTTTCGATAAGAAAACTCCAATTGGTAAACTGAGAAATGATGAAATTTTAGTTTGCGTTATACCAATCGGAAATGTTGAAGAAACCCAAACTATAAAGGAAAAACTCATATATAAAGCAGCACATGGAAAAACAAAAGCAGTAGAGGAATTTTACACAGCAGTTGGAGAAGTTCCTAAGTGGTTTTCAGAAGGAATAAAAGCTGTGCAGAAAGCACCTTCTGCTAAGAACACTCAAAAGGTTAGGTTTAATTATAATGAAGGTAATATAACAGCTGGCATTGAGAATACTTACGTCTTTGATTTAATTGATTTAGGAATAGCAAAGGCACATTTTGCAATAGTAGCAGATGGGTATTTTGAGTTTGGTAATCCAGGAAAGTTTTATAAAAATGAAAAATAG
- a CDS encoding ArsR/SmtB family transcription factor, producing MDNKPNKEQIIDIFRQCIPFFNVLADENRQNIIMLLAEEEEGLNVNKITEGISLSRPAISHHLKILKQAGFVGIKKVGTENFYFLTLKSPIEKIKLLMSFIEGTCHFR from the coding sequence ATGGATAATAAGCCAAATAAGGAACAAATTATAGATATATTTAGGCAATGCATTCCTTTTTTTAATGTTTTAGCTGATGAAAACAGACAAAATATAATTATGCTTTTAGCAGAAGAAGAAGAAGGACTTAATGTAAATAAGATTACTGAAGGAATTTCACTTTCTAGACCTGCTATTTCACATCATCTAAAGATATTAAAACAGGCAGGTTTTGTAGGAATAAAAAAAGTAGGTACTGAAAATTTTTATTTTCTTACGTTAAAAAGCCCAATAGAAAAAATTAAGCTACTTATGAGTTTTATAGAGGGCACTTGTCATTTTAGATAA
- a CDS encoding alpha/beta hydrolase yields the protein MKKKYGLIIISIFLVLLMIGDIFVSSFFYDLAIARNNKAFLSTSEDMPVSNTDTKPKVSGSERWINEIGYETVSIKSFDGLKLVGYYIKAKNKTSKTAILAHGYGGRGKSMGDFAKIYYDLGYNVLMPDDRGHGVSEGNYIGFGWVDRLDYLKWTDFVLEEVGKDAQIVLHGVSMGGATVMMVSGEELPKQVKVIVEDCGYTSVEDELAYQLKRMYDLPEFPIIQSTSLLTQIKAGYNFSEASALKQVEKTQIPMLFIHGSDDVFVPTSMVYSLYNACKSDKDILVVEGAEHGLSLTKAPDAYKNKVKEFVGKYIK from the coding sequence ATGAAGAAAAAATATGGATTAATAATTATTTCTATTTTTCTTGTATTGTTAATGATAGGTGATATCTTTGTAAGTTCATTTTTTTATGATTTAGCAATAGCAAGAAATAATAAGGCTTTTTTATCAACAAGTGAAGATATGCCAGTATCAAATACTGATACTAAACCTAAAGTTAGTGGAAGTGAAAGATGGATAAATGAAATTGGTTATGAAACAGTAAGTATAAAGAGCTTTGATGGTCTTAAACTTGTTGGTTATTATATTAAGGCTAAGAATAAGACTAGCAAAACTGCAATTCTAGCTCATGGTTATGGTGGGAGAGGTAAATCAATGGGGGACTTTGCAAAGATTTACTATGATCTAGGCTACAATGTGTTAATGCCGGATGATCGTGGACACGGGGTTAGCGAAGGTAACTATATTGGCTTTGGATGGGTGGATCGGTTGGATTATTTGAAATGGACTGATTTTGTATTGGAGGAAGTAGGAAAAGATGCCCAGATTGTTCTTCATGGTGTGTCCATGGGTGGCGCTACTGTTATGATGGTAAGTGGTGAAGAATTACCTAAACAGGTTAAAGTCATTGTAGAGGATTGCGGATACACATCTGTGGAAGATGAATTAGCTTATCAACTTAAAAGAATGTATGACTTGCCAGAGTTTCCTATTATTCAATCCACAAGCTTACTAACTCAGATTAAAGCTGGGTATAACTTTAGTGAAGCATCGGCTCTAAAGCAAGTTGAAAAGACCCAAATACCTATGCTTTTTATTCATGGTTCTGATGACGTTTTTGTACCTACAAGTATGGTGTACAGTTTATATAATGCTTGTAAAAGTGATAAAGACATACTGGTTGTTGAAGGTGCAGAGCATGGTTTATCCTTAACTAAAGCTCCGGATGCATATAAGAATAAAGTTAAAGAGTTTGTTGGAAAATATATAAAATGA
- a CDS encoding MASE3 domain-containing protein, translating to MLNNKYELVNKDTNQKISINIIITFIVVLFISLIISIGIFYKFWSWDKELVHTTLELLSVFMGVSTFLIIWNRHSSEESINYILGFGYLIVSIMDVVHTYFYKYMILQNVANSDASLKYWLIARIIEVITLLIFSYVPYKKNGNKYIAMLKTLVIIFFLFYILQINKGFIPSFYTINGITLLKIIIEYFVILVAALTLYRLKNNLVTKQLINFKFLYISILLIIPSEVCFTLFKSPDSIWVVYGHVLKICSYYYLYKAVFQSLINYPYDKINENNQRLSDILNAIPIPIHTYNLNNKIDFVNKKFEELFKYSKENIIGLGDEEISKILRKVGNNYENSLPYRVNNNEENTKNIIRTYLDSHNKEIKVLINAHKIKGGVLVITNDIKQEQQIENLNLQAQTILNSISVPTMIIDYNGDIIACNNYFADLVEVEYEDINKMNIYALNNILKLNNNEFRKIFCPINFKADKIDCIIVTPKGNEKNIQINTSIIKNIYNEIIGLMIVVQDVSKMKENQIKLINQEKLALLGQMGATIVHETRNFLTTIKGNSQLIQLYTDNERIKRFANKINSDTDEVNRIISDFLNLSKPRETELEEVAFYDLISSMKSTIETSSLMSKVQVSLKLDYDERYILCDETQIKQVILNICKNAVEALEQVSNPKLLISTGYNEQAKEVYIKIEDNGKGMSEDIIKKIGTPFFTTKKTGTGLGLNACYQIIKEHKGRIQIESKVGMGTIFTIIIPYLDED from the coding sequence GTGTTGAACAATAAATACGAGTTAGTCAATAAGGATACTAATCAGAAAATAAGTATAAATATAATAATTACATTTATAGTTGTATTATTTATATCCCTTATTATATCTATAGGGATATTCTATAAATTTTGGTCATGGGATAAAGAATTGGTACATACGACTCTTGAATTATTAAGTGTTTTTATGGGAGTATCTACTTTTTTAATAATATGGAACAGACATAGTTCGGAAGAAAGTATAAACTATATATTAGGTTTTGGATACTTGATAGTTTCAATAATGGATGTGGTTCATACTTATTTTTATAAATATATGATTTTACAAAATGTTGCCAATAGTGATGCGTCTTTAAAATATTGGTTGATAGCAAGAATTATAGAAGTAATTACTTTATTGATATTTTCATATGTACCATATAAGAAAAATGGTAATAAATATATCGCTATGCTTAAAACCTTAGTAATTATATTTTTTCTATTTTATATATTGCAGATAAATAAAGGATTTATACCTTCATTCTATACTATAAATGGAATTACACTTTTAAAAATAATTATAGAGTATTTTGTAATTTTAGTAGCTGCGTTAACTTTATATAGATTGAAAAATAATCTCGTTACAAAGCAATTGATTAATTTTAAGTTTCTTTATATATCAATACTTTTGATAATTCCTTCAGAGGTGTGTTTTACACTTTTCAAAAGTCCTGATTCTATTTGGGTGGTATATGGTCATGTTTTGAAGATATGTAGCTATTATTATCTTTATAAGGCAGTGTTTCAAAGTTTGATTAATTATCCTTATGATAAAATAAATGAAAATAATCAAAGATTATCCGATATTCTTAATGCAATACCAATACCTATTCATACTTATAATTTAAATAATAAAATTGATTTTGTTAATAAAAAATTTGAGGAACTTTTCAAATATTCAAAAGAAAATATTATAGGTTTGGGTGATGAAGAAATATCAAAGATTTTACGTAAGGTAGGAAATAATTATGAAAATTCCTTACCATATCGAGTAAATAATAATGAAGAGAATACTAAAAATATAATTAGAACTTATTTAGATTCACATAACAAAGAAATAAAAGTTCTAATTAATGCTCATAAGATTAAAGGCGGAGTTCTTGTTATTACAAATGATATAAAACAAGAACAACAAATCGAAAATCTGAATTTGCAGGCACAAACTATATTAAATTCTATATCAGTACCTACAATGATAATTGATTATAATGGAGATATAATTGCATGCAATAATTATTTTGCTGATTTAGTAGAAGTTGAGTATGAGGATATAAATAAAATGAACATATATGCACTGAATAATATTCTTAAATTGAATAATAATGAATTTCGCAAAATATTTTGTCCAATTAATTTTAAAGCTGACAAAATCGACTGTATTATTGTGACTCCAAAAGGAAATGAAAAAAATATACAGATAAATACTTCAATAATAAAGAATATTTATAATGAGATTATTGGACTAATGATAGTTGTACAAGATGTATCTAAGATGAAAGAGAATCAAATAAAATTGATAAATCAAGAAAAATTGGCGTTGCTAGGGCAGATGGGAGCTACCATTGTTCATGAAACAAGAAATTTTTTGACCACTATAAAAGGAAATAGCCAATTGATACAGTTATATACTGATAACGAAAGAATCAAAAGGTTTGCTAATAAGATAAATTCGGATACTGATGAGGTAAACAGAATTATAAGTGACTTTTTAAACTTATCAAAACCAAGAGAAACTGAATTAGAAGAAGTAGCATTTTATGATTTGATTTCATCAATGAAAAGCACTATAGAAACTTCATCATTAATGAGTAAAGTGCAAGTGTCTTTGAAGCTAGATTATGACGAGAGGTATATATTGTGCGATGAAACACAAATCAAACAAGTAATACTGAATATTTGCAAGAATGCAGTTGAGGCTTTGGAACAGGTCTCAAATCCTAAATTACTTATAAGTACAGGATATAATGAACAAGCTAAGGAAGTATATATAAAAATAGAGGATAATGGCAAAGGTATGAGTGAAGATATAATTAAAAAGATAGGAACACCTTTCTTCACAACTAAGAAAACAGGCACTGGTCTTGGTCTTAATGCATGCTATCAAATTATTAAAGAACATAAAGGAAGGATTCAAATAGAGAGTAAGGTTGGTATGGGAACTATTTTTACAATAATTATTCCATATTTGGATGAGGATTAA
- a CDS encoding PAS domain-containing sensor histidine kinase produces the protein MFETTAVDNIKFEDEEKSNKILDFDFNSFNYIPSAIIVQKNNKIVYVNEPLLEIIECDYDWILGTSINELIGKENNKVSINQMKKRLTIEDGEYKIKSPRGNEIYIELKCKAERFEDSTFLFVDIRDVSKEKRKYEAIKNRGERYNDILENLPVSIYITVDGKFEKVNKEGLRLLGVEDFEDIKGKSMMPYTHPDDVYHIKNRKDILYNKLKSVYFEEQKVIRKDNEVLIVEAASFPYTVKGSKGVVTTIRDISERKRLEVELHESRELYKNLIDILPIGISIHDAKRFSFVSDSYVKILGYDSANELVGQKLSKVASKEFQEVVTERLNSLLACNMVLPPIEYKFITKQGDLIDVEVISVRFSHNQKVNIISTVRDITEKKKAEENKLLLEKTLEYDRLKTEFFSNISHELRTPLNILLSSLQLIELYVVDDTNPKIMDIKKYSNVMKQNCYRLLRLINNLLDITKIDSGYYGLNFHNHNIVKIVEDITQSVACYMKEKNIQIIFDTDIEEKIIGCDDDKIEKVVLSLLSNAVKFTKPGGKIDVGVHDLGDRVKISVRDTGIGIPKDKLGLIFERFIQVDKSLSRISEGAGIGLSLARALIKMHGGTISVTSEYGKFTQFDIILPLKNIENENVILNSDEYLDIWIANKDKAERVNIEFSDIYI, from the coding sequence ATGTTTGAAACAACAGCTGTTGACAATATTAAATTTGAGGACGAAGAAAAAAGTAATAAAATATTAGATTTCGATTTTAATAGTTTTAATTATATACCTAGTGCAATTATAGTTCAAAAGAATAATAAGATAGTTTACGTTAACGAACCACTGCTTGAAATAATAGAGTGTGATTATGATTGGATATTGGGAACATCAATCAATGAATTGATTGGAAAAGAAAATAACAAAGTATCTATTAATCAGATGAAAAAACGTTTAACTATAGAAGATGGTGAATACAAAATCAAAAGTCCTAGAGGAAATGAAATTTATATAGAACTAAAATGTAAAGCTGAAAGATTTGAAGATAGTACTTTTCTATTTGTAGATATAAGGGACGTAAGTAAAGAGAAAAGAAAATATGAAGCCATTAAAAATCGTGGTGAAAGATATAATGATATTCTTGAAAATCTCCCTGTTAGCATATATATAACGGTTGATGGAAAATTTGAGAAGGTCAATAAAGAAGGCTTAAGATTGTTAGGTGTTGAAGATTTTGAAGATATAAAAGGTAAAAGTATGATGCCTTATACTCACCCTGATGATGTTTATCATATTAAGAATAGAAAAGATATACTATACAATAAATTGAAATCAGTATATTTTGAAGAGCAAAAAGTTATTAGAAAAGATAATGAGGTACTGATAGTGGAAGCAGCTTCATTCCCTTATACTGTAAAAGGATCAAAAGGAGTTGTGACCACTATTAGAGATATATCAGAGAGAAAACGATTGGAAGTTGAACTTCATGAAAGCAGAGAACTGTATAAAAATTTGATTGATATATTACCTATAGGAATAAGCATACATGATGCAAAAAGATTTTCTTTTGTCAGCGATTCTTATGTTAAAATACTGGGTTATGACAGTGCAAATGAATTGGTCGGGCAGAAATTAAGTAAAGTTGCAAGTAAAGAGTTTCAAGAGGTTGTTACTGAAAGATTAAATTCTCTTTTAGCTTGCAATATGGTGTTGCCACCAATTGAATATAAATTTATTACAAAGCAAGGTGATTTAATTGATGTTGAGGTTATATCAGTGAGATTTTCACACAATCAAAAAGTAAATATTATTTCTACCGTTAGAGATATTACAGAGAAAAAGAAAGCTGAAGAAAACAAATTGCTATTAGAGAAAACTTTAGAGTATGACAGATTAAAAACTGAGTTTTTTTCGAATATTTCTCACGAATTGAGAACTCCCTTAAATATATTACTAAGTTCTTTACAGCTTATAGAATTATATGTTGTTGATGATACAAATCCTAAAATAATGGATATAAAGAAATATTCTAATGTTATGAAGCAAAACTGCTACAGATTGCTAAGACTTATAAATAATTTATTGGATATAACGAAAATAGATTCTGGATATTATGGGTTAAATTTTCACAACCACAATATTGTAAAAATAGTTGAAGATATAACACAATCTGTTGCGTGTTATATGAAAGAAAAAAACATCCAAATCATATTTGATACTGATATTGAAGAAAAGATAATTGGGTGTGATGATGATAAGATAGAGAAAGTAGTGTTAAGCTTACTTTCAAATGCTGTAAAATTTACTAAACCTGGAGGGAAAATAGATGTAGGAGTCCACGACCTTGGGGATAGAGTGAAAATAAGCGTAAGGGATACAGGGATTGGTATTCCAAAAGACAAACTAGGTTTAATCTTTGAGAGATTTATTCAAGTGGACAAGTCACTATCTAGAATAAGCGAAGGTGCAGGAATTGGATTGTCTCTAGCTAGGGCTTTGATAAAGATGCATGGTGGAACAATTAGTGTTACAAGTGAATATGGAAAGTTTACACAATTCGATATTATACTTCCTCTAAAAAATATTGAAAATGAAAACGTAATATTAAATTCAGATGAATATTTGGATATATGGATAGCGAATAAAGATAAAGCTGAGAGGGTTAACATAGAATTTTCTGATATTTATATCTGA
- a CDS encoding exonuclease domain-containing protein: MYPFSILNNVVFLDIETTGLNPLEDRIIEIGAVKIKDNIVTKFSSLVDPKMEVPLNILDLCTGINQEALESAPELDEVMNNLVDFIEEFPIICHNAAFEKSFLKVENKFLDSLELIAILFPEFHEFNLQYLMKKLLPKNRIEIHRGLSDSEDTIEVVNYAISMFYFDNGFTIPMSITELEAWDWYRFITNINMDDVKNFISNIPQKTKVENQKKYTVFALKDYEKLFENEDIWKRNRSGYKLRPQQRDASRFIKEGLEGNKFTIMEAPTGLGKSMAYLLPASIYTHLEEEKVIVSTNTKGLQNQLVDKDIPNLLEALNLKNDISYTLIKGKSNYLCYYRFEDIEYPKDMKNLIGYIYLKRLITEKSFGDIEEINYLIKEKFNLSGLLEQCFCDSELCDVDSCKYRDMCYYASKVEALKEAQLIVVNHSLLVKWPYQSVAPLENIVIDEAHNLVQEAYEAFEETLVSYEFYKFLTEIYDEEGKNGFLYYLSLRAKNNNLPLKNIQIGINHCLEQIENVGLAFDSYINSNLINRDYNIKEHLNKNNPNMTGIIKCLQYLKEDIADLNLNIDKAVNVLKEITALEKDKRLKIMIEKVEVISGYIKLIENVIEQSKNDHCFYFEVEKNLKWWKISSIPLDVSSDFYEKVLKGTKSCLFISATLSTDNGYNNLKNNLGISIAKSQHKEIIEVPPIEPVFDYKGRSAIYSFDSMDPNDIGAFSEEMKSFVLELLNNIEGNIIILFTSKKRLQAFKSAAALELKNLDVRIVEGKKDIEKLKSREKRFILLGSKGFFEGIDIPGDTMTNVILDKVPNINSKEPLYKSLVEKGLERGKDYWQSYANVNFPIVSIDLKQIYGRIIRTEYDYGALFIMSKFDRNNSTIRKLEKQLHGVPIVRKEQEEIFKDLKLRTLRWKQMNLYKIMKEVKNTLFEELKRKKQENNSSSIKDVESYVNNFMLEEYEKRNLKYDVHIYFTEQLMIYINGIKINLGNNKKAITQYFEDILCF, encoded by the coding sequence ATGTATCCTTTTAGTATATTAAATAACGTAGTATTTTTAGATATTGAGACAACTGGACTCAATCCATTAGAAGATAGAATAATAGAAATTGGTGCAGTTAAAATAAAAGATAATATTGTTACTAAGTTTAGTAGTTTAGTAGATCCAAAAATGGAAGTTCCATTAAATATTCTTGATTTGTGTACTGGAATAAATCAAGAAGCATTGGAGAGTGCACCTGAATTGGATGAAGTTATGAACAATTTGGTTGACTTTATTGAAGAATTTCCGATAATTTGTCATAACGCAGCTTTTGAAAAGAGTTTTCTTAAAGTAGAAAATAAGTTTTTGGATTCATTGGAGCTTATAGCTATTCTTTTTCCTGAGTTTCATGAATTTAATCTCCAATATTTGATGAAAAAACTTTTACCTAAGAATAGGATAGAAATACATAGAGGACTTAGTGATTCAGAAGATACTATTGAAGTCGTTAATTATGCCATAAGTATGTTTTACTTTGATAATGGTTTTACAATCCCAATGAGTATCACAGAGCTAGAAGCATGGGATTGGTATAGGTTTATAACAAACATAAATATGGATGATGTTAAGAATTTTATTTCCAATATCCCCCAGAAAACTAAAGTGGAAAATCAAAAAAAATATACTGTCTTTGCTCTTAAAGACTATGAAAAACTTTTCGAAAATGAAGATATATGGAAAAGAAATAGAAGTGGCTATAAGCTTAGGCCTCAGCAAAGAGATGCATCTAGGTTCATAAAAGAAGGGTTAGAAGGAAACAAGTTTACTATTATGGAAGCTCCTACTGGACTTGGAAAAAGTATGGCGTATTTATTGCCTGCTTCTATTTATACTCATCTAGAAGAGGAAAAAGTTATTGTTTCTACAAATACAAAAGGACTTCAGAATCAATTGGTTGATAAGGATATTCCAAACCTTTTAGAGGCTTTGAACTTGAAAAATGATATTAGCTATACATTAATAAAAGGGAAAAGTAATTATTTATGCTATTATAGATTTGAAGATATAGAGTATCCAAAAGATATGAAAAACCTCATAGGTTATATCTATTTAAAGAGATTAATTACAGAAAAAAGCTTTGGTGATATAGAAGAAATTAATTATCTAATAAAAGAGAAGTTTAATTTAAGTGGCTTACTAGAGCAGTGTTTTTGTGATTCAGAGCTTTGTGATGTAGATAGCTGCAAATATCGAGATATGTGTTATTATGCTTCTAAGGTGGAAGCGTTAAAAGAAGCTCAATTAATAGTAGTGAATCATTCTTTATTAGTTAAGTGGCCATATCAGAGTGTAGCTCCACTTGAAAACATCGTAATTGATGAAGCACATAATCTTGTACAGGAAGCTTATGAGGCTTTTGAGGAGACACTTGTATCTTATGAATTTTATAAGTTTTTAACAGAGATATATGATGAGGAAGGGAAAAATGGCTTCTTATATTACCTATCACTCAGAGCAAAAAATAATAATTTGCCTTTAAAAAATATACAAATAGGAATAAATCATTGCCTAGAACAAATAGAAAATGTAGGATTAGCTTTTGATAGCTATATAAATTCTAACTTAATAAATAGAGATTATAATATAAAAGAACACTTAAACAAAAATAATCCAAATATGACGGGGATTATAAAATGTTTACAATATTTAAAAGAAGATATTGCAGACTTAAATTTAAATATTGATAAAGCTGTTAATGTTTTGAAAGAGATAACTGCTCTAGAAAAAGATAAACGGCTAAAGATAATGATTGAAAAAGTTGAAGTAATAAGCGGATATATTAAGCTGATTGAAAATGTAATTGAACAAAGTAAAAATGACCACTGTTTTTATTTTGAAGTTGAAAAAAATCTTAAGTGGTGGAAAATTTCAAGCATTCCTTTAGATGTATCAAGTGATTTTTATGAAAAAGTGTTGAAAGGTACTAAAAGTTGTTTATTTATATCTGCTACATTAAGCACAGATAATGGATACAATAATTTGAAAAATAATTTAGGAATAAGCATAGCTAAATCACAGCATAAAGAAATAATAGAGGTACCTCCTATAGAACCGGTTTTTGATTATAAAGGAAGAAGCGCAATATACAGCTTTGATAGCATGGACCCAAATGATATTGGCGCTTTCTCAGAAGAAATGAAAAGTTTTGTTTTAGAGCTTTTAAATAATATTGAAGGAAATATAATTATTCTCTTTACAAGTAAAAAAAGATTACAAGCTTTTAAATCTGCTGCTGCATTGGAACTTAAAAATTTAGATGTAAGAATTGTAGAAGGAAAAAAAGACATAGAAAAGCTTAAATCCAGAGAAAAAAGGTTTATACTATTGGGTTCAAAAGGCTTTTTTGAAGGAATAGATATTCCAGGAGACACTATGACTAATGTAATCTTAGATAAGGTTCCCAATATTAATAGTAAAGAACCACTATATAAATCTTTAGTAGAAAAGGGGCTTGAAAGAGGAAAAGATTATTGGCAATCTTATGCTAATGTTAATTTTCCAATTGTATCTATTGACCTAAAACAGATTTATGGAAGAATTATAAGAACAGAATATGATTATGGAGCACTTTTTATTATGAGCAAGTTTGATAGGAATAACTCAACAATTAGGAAGCTCGAAAAACAGTTGCATGGTGTTCCTATAGTAAGAAAAGAACAAGAAGAAATTTTTAAAGATTTGAAACTAAGAACATTAAGATGGAAACAAATGAATCTTTACAAAATAATGAAGGAAGTTAAAAATACTTTATTTGAAGAATTAAAAAGAAAAAAACAGGAAAATAACAGTTCATCTATTAAAGATGTTGAGAGTTACGTGAATAATTTTATGCTAGAAGAATATGAAAAAAGAAATTTGAAGTATGATGTACATATTTATTTCACTGAGCAATTAATGATATATATAAACGGAATAAAAATAAATCTAGGGAACAATAAAAAAGCAATAACACAGTACTTTGAAGATATTTTATGTTTTTAA